A region from the Bacillus sp. (in: firmicutes) genome encodes:
- a CDS encoding mechanosensitive ion channel family protein, whose protein sequence is MSFVEEMWVKLLNKLKDEDMWLQMGETTLKIVGILILTSIVIRVGKTAIRNIFKIRTRAPLRISERREATMVKLLENVLTYVVYFIAFVTILSTLDFDIKGLLAGAGIVGLAVGFGAQNLVRDIISGFFIIFEDQFSVGDYIRVNAVEGYVEEIGLRTTKIKSWTGEMHIIPNGLIDQVTNFSIHNSIAVVDVSVAYEGDIEKAERVIEDLLKTLPDKYEDLVKTPELLGVQTLGASNVVFRVVAETKPMRHWAIGRAIRKELKLCLDRHGIEIPFPRLVMYSRHEEESDQVKRSLSD, encoded by the coding sequence ATGTCTTTCGTAGAAGAAATGTGGGTGAAACTTTTAAATAAGTTGAAAGATGAGGACATGTGGCTACAAATGGGAGAAACGACATTAAAAATTGTTGGGATTCTTATTTTAACGAGTATCGTTATTCGTGTTGGGAAAACAGCAATTCGAAATATCTTTAAAATTCGTACGCGCGCGCCCCTTCGCATTTCGGAACGTCGGGAAGCGACGATGGTGAAGCTATTAGAAAATGTTTTAACGTATGTGGTTTACTTTATTGCGTTTGTGACCATCTTATCGACGTTAGATTTTGATATTAAAGGTTTATTAGCTGGGGCAGGAATTGTCGGACTAGCAGTTGGTTTTGGTGCCCAAAACTTAGTTCGTGATATTATTAGTGGATTTTTTATCATTTTTGAAGACCAATTTTCCGTAGGGGATTATATTCGAGTCAATGCAGTGGAAGGGTATGTTGAAGAAATTGGCTTACGGACAACGAAAATTAAAAGTTGGACGGGTGAGATGCACATTATCCCTAACGGACTGATTGACCAAGTGACGAATTTTTCGATTCATAACAGTATAGCCGTCGTCGATGTAAGCGTCGCGTACGAAGGAGATATTGAAAAAGCTGAACGCGTCATTGAAGACTTATTAAAAACATTACCGGATAAATACGAAGACTTAGTAAAAACACCAGAATTGTTAGGTGTACAAACCTTAGGAGCTTCTAATGTGGTCTTTCGAGTGGTTGCCGAAACGAAACCAATGAGACATTGGGCAATTGGTCGAGCAATCCGAAAAGAATTGAAGCTTTGCTTAGATCGACATGGAATTGAAATTCCGTTCCCACGTCTTGTTATGTACTCTCGTCACGAAGAAGAAAGTGACCAAGTCAAAAGATCATTAAGCGATTAA
- a CDS encoding 30S ribosomal protein S6 gives MRKYELMYIIRPNVDEEGKKAVVERFDNILTSNGAEIIESKEWGKRRLAYEIKDFREGIYHIVKVKSEPAAVQEFDRLAKISDDIIRHIVVKEEE, from the coding sequence ATGAGAAAGTACGAATTAATGTACATTATCCGCCCAAACGTCGATGAAGAAGGTAAAAAAGCAGTTGTTGAACGCTTTGACAACATCTTAACTTCTAACGGTGCGGAAATCATCGAATCTAAAGAGTGGGGTAAACGTCGTCTAGCTTACGAAATCAAAGACTTCCGTGAAGGTATCTACCACATCGTAAAAGTGAAGTCTGAACCTGCAGCGGTTCAAGAGTTTGACCGTCTTGCGAAAATCAGCGACGACATTATCCGTCACATCGTTGTAAAAGAAGAAGAATAA
- the ssb gene encoding single-stranded DNA-binding protein → MLNRVILVGRLTRDPELRYTPNGVPVATFTLAVNRSYTNQQGEREADFINCVVWRRPAENVANFLKKGSLAGVDGRIQTRSYEAQDGRRVYVTEVLAESVQFLEPKSANRGGDSGFYGGDQRGQEYPYSQNQNQRNPNEGISPMEDDPFADGGQTIDISDDDLPF, encoded by the coding sequence ATGTTGAACCGCGTCATCCTTGTCGGTCGATTAACCCGTGATCCTGAATTACGTTATACTCCTAACGGGGTACCTGTAGCAACGTTCACCCTTGCAGTTAATCGTTCGTATACGAATCAACAAGGGGAACGGGAAGCGGATTTTATAAATTGCGTTGTTTGGCGCCGACCAGCAGAAAACGTAGCGAACTTCTTAAAAAAAGGAAGTTTAGCTGGCGTAGATGGCCGTATTCAAACACGCAGCTATGAAGCACAAGATGGTCGACGTGTTTACGTCACGGAAGTGTTAGCTGAAAGCGTTCAATTTTTAGAACCGAAAAGTGCTAATCGTGGCGGAGACAGCGGTTTCTATGGCGGTGACCAAAGAGGACAAGAATATCCTTACAGCCAGAATCAGAATCAACGCAATCCTAATGAAGGAATTTCACCAATGGAAGATGATCCTTTCGCAGATGGCGGTCAAACGATCGACATCTCCGACGACGATCTTCCATTCTAA
- the ychF gene encoding redox-regulated ATPase YchF, which translates to MGLTAGIVGLPNVGKSTLFNAITKAGAESANYPFCTIDPNVGVVEVPDHRLNKLTELVQPKKTVPTTFEFTDIAGIVKGASKGEGLGNKFLSHIRQVDAICHVVRCFADSDITHVAGKVDPIADIETINLELILADLETVDKRIGRVEKMAKSKDKNAMAEYEVLVKLKETFEANKPARTIEFTDEQMKIVKGLHLLTIKPVLYVANVGEEDVADPSANPFVQQVREFAQQDNAEVIVVCAKIEAEIAELDDEEKAMFLQELGIEESGLDQLIRAAYNLLGLATYFTAGVQEVRAWTFRKGMKAPECAGIIHSDFERGFIRAETVSYDDLVSAGSMAAAREAGKVRLEGKDYEVQDGDIIHFRFNV; encoded by the coding sequence ATGGGCTTAACTGCCGGTATTGTTGGATTACCTAACGTAGGGAAATCTACGTTATTTAATGCAATTACAAAAGCAGGAGCAGAATCTGCGAACTATCCTTTCTGTACCATTGATCCTAACGTAGGTGTGGTGGAAGTTCCAGACCATCGACTAAACAAATTAACAGAACTTGTTCAACCGAAAAAAACGGTTCCGACAACGTTCGAATTTACAGATATAGCCGGAATTGTCAAAGGAGCAAGTAAAGGAGAAGGTCTTGGCAATAAATTCCTTTCTCACATCCGTCAAGTAGATGCGATTTGTCATGTTGTTCGTTGCTTTGCTGATAGTGACATTACCCATGTGGCTGGAAAAGTGGATCCGATTGCAGATATTGAAACGATTAACTTAGAGCTTATTTTAGCGGACTTAGAAACAGTTGATAAACGTATTGGCCGTGTTGAAAAAATGGCCAAGTCCAAAGATAAAAATGCTATGGCTGAATACGAAGTACTCGTAAAATTAAAAGAAACGTTTGAAGCAAATAAACCAGCACGTACGATTGAATTTACCGATGAACAAATGAAAATTGTCAAAGGGCTACACCTTTTAACCATTAAACCGGTGTTATATGTAGCCAACGTCGGTGAAGAAGATGTCGCAGATCCATCTGCCAATCCGTTTGTTCAACAAGTACGCGAATTTGCTCAACAAGACAATGCCGAAGTGATTGTTGTTTGCGCGAAAATAGAAGCGGAAATTGCAGAACTTGACGATGAAGAAAAGGCGATGTTCCTGCAAGAGCTGGGGATTGAAGAGTCAGGTCTAGACCAATTAATTCGTGCAGCCTATAATTTACTCGGTTTAGCTACTTATTTCACAGCAGGTGTACAAGAAGTTCGGGCGTGGACGTTCCGCAAAGGCATGAAAGCACCAGAATGTGCGGGAATTATTCATTCAGACTTTGAACGCGGATTTATCCGTGCTGAAACAGTTTCTTATGATGATTTAGTCAGTGCCGGTTCAATGGCAGCTGCACGGGAAGCTGGAAAAGTTCGTCTCGAAGGAAAAGATTACGAAGTGCAAGATGGAGACATTATCCACTTCCGCTTTAACGTTTAA
- a CDS encoding methyl-accepting chemotaxis protein, with protein sequence MFKMKSIKTKMILVTTVIFAVSFLVLNVLVTWQLMKKTEENVGSQAMGIVRQLNGSVVYFLEQYGKSLEQLTFSDDLKNFGDVILAEGIESEAFKEPHEEIHEAFNNYISLYDDTSSIYFASTNKYLKIIPYVSLPDDFDPTSRGWYQAAMEDTTKVVWSQPYIDAATNNFVITASKAVIVNGKVVGVLGVDINLSKLTKRISNTDIGYKGYPFIFSNEGLAIVHPTEQGQDMKQYDFVKEMYENNQPSGEIRYKYDGQKKILVYDTVSTTGWKVGAAYNVDNLMTVAYQVQAIIWVIAGLTLVGVIVIIFYASSRMVKPIVQLKEVMGKVAEGDLTVHANIQSKDEIGELAEQLNETIVGVRNMISVVNESVTNVRESAESLSAVSEETSASSQEMASAVNEIAQGASRSAADAENANQQSIHLSEQINEIHNKAGLMSEIAEKADEVNEHGKTQVQQLKDSFEVTNQFLQSMETVILDLGEKVKTIETVMETITDISSQTNLLALNASIEAARAGEHGKGFAVVAEEVRKLAEQSVKATDQVKATIVDIQNGSKRAVEEMLKTKETFSQQSEVVVQTNNTFTQISDLMNEMKDSIMAVYNEIQNVTMSKDEVVNVIQGMAAVAEETAAACEQVSASTEEQLRAILSVTESAERLTHLSQELQVAVNRFKTEMHLNETEEA encoded by the coding sequence GTGTTTAAAATGAAGTCAATCAAGACGAAAATGATCCTGGTAACGACAGTAATTTTTGCTGTTTCCTTTCTTGTTCTGAATGTGCTTGTCACATGGCAACTTATGAAAAAGACCGAAGAAAATGTTGGTTCGCAAGCGATGGGGATTGTTCGCCAATTAAACGGTTCGGTCGTGTATTTCCTTGAGCAGTATGGAAAAAGCTTAGAACAATTAACGTTCTCGGATGATTTAAAAAATTTTGGTGACGTGATTCTTGCGGAAGGTATTGAAAGTGAAGCGTTTAAAGAACCTCATGAAGAAATTCACGAAGCGTTTAATAACTACATTAGTTTGTATGACGATACATCTTCCATTTACTTTGCATCAACCAACAAATATTTAAAAATTATTCCGTACGTATCCTTACCAGATGATTTTGATCCAACCAGTCGTGGATGGTATCAAGCAGCAATGGAAGACACAACAAAGGTGGTTTGGAGCCAGCCTTACATTGATGCTGCAACCAACAATTTTGTCATCACCGCTTCCAAAGCGGTAATAGTGAACGGAAAAGTCGTCGGTGTACTCGGTGTCGATATTAACCTATCAAAACTAACAAAGCGAATTTCCAACACGGATATCGGCTATAAGGGCTACCCGTTCATTTTCTCAAATGAAGGATTGGCCATTGTTCATCCAACGGAACAAGGTCAAGATATGAAGCAATATGACTTTGTTAAGGAAATGTATGAGAATAACCAGCCTTCTGGAGAAATTCGCTATAAATATGACGGCCAGAAAAAGATTTTAGTATATGATACAGTTTCAACCACAGGATGGAAAGTCGGAGCAGCTTACAATGTAGATAATTTAATGACAGTTGCTTATCAAGTGCAAGCCATCATTTGGGTGATTGCTGGTCTAACCCTTGTAGGAGTAATAGTTATTATTTTCTACGCTTCCTCACGAATGGTAAAACCAATTGTTCAATTAAAAGAAGTCATGGGTAAAGTGGCCGAAGGGGACTTAACGGTTCATGCCAACATTCAATCGAAAGATGAAATCGGTGAACTGGCCGAGCAGCTCAATGAAACGATTGTTGGTGTTCGGAATATGATTTCTGTTGTTAACGAATCAGTTACTAACGTTCGTGAATCTGCAGAATCGTTAAGTGCAGTTTCTGAAGAAACAAGTGCATCCAGTCAAGAAATGGCTTCTGCCGTTAATGAAATCGCCCAAGGTGCATCTCGTTCAGCAGCCGATGCCGAAAATGCGAACCAGCAATCGATCCACTTAAGTGAACAAATTAACGAGATTCATAACAAAGCAGGTTTGATGTCTGAAATCGCTGAAAAAGCAGATGAAGTAAATGAACATGGAAAAACGCAAGTTCAGCAACTCAAAGATTCGTTTGAAGTAACGAACCAATTCTTACAATCAATGGAAACGGTTATTTTAGATCTTGGTGAAAAAGTCAAAACGATTGAAACAGTGATGGAAACAATTACAGACATCTCCTCTCAAACCAATTTATTAGCATTAAATGCTAGTATCGAGGCCGCAAGAGCGGGTGAACACGGTAAAGGCTTTGCGGTAGTCGCAGAGGAAGTGCGTAAACTTGCCGAACAATCGGTAAAAGCGACAGATCAAGTAAAAGCAACCATCGTAGATATTCAAAATGGTTCGAAACGTGCTGTTGAAGAAATGCTAAAAACAAAAGAAACGTTCTCACAACAGTCTGAAGTTGTCGTACAAACGAACAACACGTTTACTCAAATTTCCGATTTAATGAACGAAATGAAAGATTCGATTATGGCCGTTTACAATGAAATTCAAAACGTGACAATGAGTAAAGATGAAGTGGTGAACGTTATTCAAGGGATGGCAGCGGTGGCTGAAGAAACGGCAGCTGCTTGCGAACAAGTGAGCGCTTCAACAGAAGAACAATTACGTGCCATCCTATCGGTCACTGAATCTGCTGAGCGCTTAACTCATTTAAGCCAAGAACTGCAAGTTGCGGTAAACCGTTTTAAAACAGAAATGCACTTAAATGAAACGGAAGAAGCATAA
- a CDS encoding DUF951 domain-containing protein: protein MEQKEFGLYDIVEMKKPHPCGTNRWKIIRMGMDIRIKCQGCDHSVLLPRKEFVRKMKKVLEKHEE, encoded by the coding sequence ATGGAACAAAAAGAATTTGGCTTATACGACATTGTCGAAATGAAAAAGCCTCACCCTTGTGGAACGAATCGCTGGAAAATCATTCGTATGGGAATGGATATCCGAATTAAATGTCAAGGTTGTGACCATAGTGTACTTCTTCCACGTAAAGAATTTGTTCGTAAAATGAAAAAAGTTCTCGAGAAGCATGAAGAATAG
- a CDS encoding 30S ribosomal protein S18 codes for MAGRRGGRKRRKVCYFTANGITHIDYKDVDLLKKFISERGKILPRRVTGTSAKYQRMLTRAIKRARQMALLPYVAEDK; via the coding sequence ATGGCAGGACGTAGAGGCGGACGTAAACGTCGTAAAGTGTGCTACTTCACAGCAAACGGTATCACACACATCGACTACAAAGATGTAGATCTTCTTAAAAAGTTCATCTCTGAACGCGGAAAAATCCTTCCACGTCGTGTGACAGGAACTAGCGCGAAATATCAACGTATGTTAACTCGTGCAATCAAACGTGCTCGTCAAATGGCACTTCTTCCATACGTTGCAGAAGACAAATAA